A stretch of Thermococcus bergensis DNA encodes these proteins:
- a CDS encoding PH domain-containing protein, whose product MKLEDSWPITPLGVSRIFVILGYSLMIASLILQVRVVELTFGGLTLLALSRGRGIEIKEDGLVLKYLFWKGKIPFEEIKEVMLANELREAKLFRYNWKDAGLVVLLFIITLIKAPWREFPLLFLWIFAIYVAYFLYLFVPIYKIWEDFGKIFLGIVVLLPIFSTLVGENPVLGVFLGIVFLVFIVFWTRFDYIIVNTVGKGIIVIGCPDGRKAIKMFMGVRNEA is encoded by the coding sequence ATGAAGCTTGAGGACTCATGGCCTATAACCCCTCTAGGAGTTTCAAGGATTTTTGTAATATTGGGATATTCTCTAATGATTGCGAGTTTAATTCTTCAAGTCCGCGTTGTAGAGCTTACTTTTGGTGGACTTACTCTTCTTGCACTCTCTAGGGGAAGGGGTATAGAGATTAAAGAAGATGGGCTTGTTTTAAAATATCTTTTCTGGAAGGGTAAAATACCTTTTGAGGAAATCAAAGAGGTAATGCTTGCGAATGAGCTCAGAGAGGCCAAATTATTTAGATACAACTGGAAAGATGCAGGACTTGTAGTGTTGCTCTTTATTATAACCCTCATTAAAGCCCCATGGAGAGAATTCCCTCTCCTTTTTCTCTGGATTTTTGCCATTTATGTTGCTTATTTCTTGTATCTCTTTGTTCCAATCTATAAAATTTGGGAAGACTTCGGGAAAATCTTTTTGGGTATTGTAGTGCTGCTTCCCATATTTTCCACCTTAGTTGGTGAAAACCCAGTTCTTGGAGTATTTCTTGGAATTGTATTTCTCGTGTTTATCGTTTTCTGGACAAGATTCGACTACATAATTGTCAATACTGTGGGAAAAGGTATTATCGTAATAGGATGCCCCGATGGAAGAAAAGCTATCAAAATGTTTATGGGTGTTAGAA